The DNA window GCAACCAGACTAAAAAACTTCGCAAACTCCCCCCAATCGACTTCGATGTAGATTTGAATGATACCCATCACAAACAGAGCAACAAAGCCAAGAGTTTATTGAAAAAGGTCCGGGTTTTATGCTGGGTAATGACTAGCCCTACCAATCTACCTGTTAAAGGAAAACCTGTGAAGGAAACATGGGGAAAAAGATGTGATGTCTTGTTGTTTATGAGCTCAAAAGAGGATAAAAGCTTCCCAGCGGTGGGGCTTGATGTCCCAGAGGGTCATGGCAAGTTGTGGTTCAAGACTCGTGCTGCATGGCAATATGTGATTGACCATCATATGGACGATGCGGATTGGTTTCTCAAGGCGGATGATGACACTTATGTCATAGTTGAAAACCTCAAGTATTTGTGTTCAAAATACGACCCTGAAAAACCACACTTCTTTGGACGCAAGTTTAAGATGTTTGGAGGATATCATAGTGGTGGCGCAGGTTATGTCTTTAGCAAGGAGACTTTGCGTAGATTTGCAAAGCTTCTGAAAGATGAAAAACGCTGTCCTTTGGAGAGTTTTGCTGAAGATGTGGAGGTTGGGAGATGTCTTGCGAAGGAGGGTGTTTCACCTGGTGATACGAGAGACTCCAGAATGCGTGAGACTTTTCATCCATTTCCCCCTGAGCACCACTTAATTCCTGGATTTCTTCCAAAAGATTTTTGGTATCACCAATATAATGCCTGGCCAATAAAGGATGGTACGCCTGAGTGCTGTGCCGATCATGCCATAACATTTCATTATATCTCACCAAACATGATGTATCAAATGGAATATTTTGTGTACCATCTAAGGCCATATGGGATTGAACATATAGATGAGGAACCTAAGAAATTAGatgcaagaaaaagaaaaagaaggacTATTTCCAGTCAATTTATGATTTAGTAGTAAAATTAATCAAGAAAGAACAAATGATCATGTGAGGATGTTACCAGAATGTTCAACCACATCTTACAAATAATGATGTATCAGAAGGAATGATGTGTTTACCATCTAAAAATATGGAATTGAACATGAATCCTATAATGCAAGAAGAAGATAAGGAAGTATTTCTAGTCATTTTTAATTCTAGTcaatttaatatatatatataaaggaATTGtgcattaaaaaaagtcgAATACTTGGTTATCTAAATACAGTAACAGCATTTTTTACTTGATAGACACAATATACAGAACACAATATACAGAACAACCAGGCATAAAATCTGATTCAAATAGAATATATACATTCATTAATCTAAATTATAGATTTTATAAAGTTAAATGTGAAATAAGTAATTTCTCTTCTATCAATCATAGTAACTAAACTCTCCAGGTTCAATATACAGTGTCCCCCTCTTCTGAGATTGATTTAGAAATATATTAGAGCCCCTACAGACTTAATGCAGTAACTGCTTTTCCACATTTGGTGTCATGTTTTGAGACACCAAGGTTTAAAAAATATAGGAAATTTATTATCGCTTTTATATTAATAGATGTTCAAAACTATATTTTTCTAGCTTTTTCcctagatgtttttttttttcattattctaATACTTATGATTGTTGAATACTAGAAATATCCTAAAACATAAGAATAATATacttcaaaaatatttttcatattatCCAATTAACTGTGAGTCTGTCCCATAGAAAACTTCCAAATAAACTTTTTGCTTTAAACACAACCACAACTGTTTGGTGTTTTCAATTATAAGGGCAATGGGTGCTACAAATGCTTGGGAAGTTATACTGGAAAGTAACATTTTATTCTatgtaatttatttattttgcttttatgCTAGTTATTACTTATTATACTAAGAAGATTAATTAGAATCTAGGATAAATATGTGTATTAGAAATAAGTTATTATTCAATTGATTTATTAATTATCTATGTAAACGACAAGTTCCATATTTTTAAGAACTTCTTATATCTTTTAAAAAACTAcagaattaaaattaaaattttcatttttttacagatTTGCCAAATATTCTCTTTAAAACTTAATTGAACTATTCAGTTCTAGACAGTGCTACAGTAGTTTTATTAGAGACCAGGATTTATTGCTGATGTTTTAAAATGCCTGCacttttgttttttagaaATAACACTGTCGCCTCATCCTAAATGAGGAATAAAGAAATTCAATCACTTGTATTGGACATATTTTGTTAATAAGCATGTCCTGGAATTGCTAACAGAGTTACTACTTACGATTTACAGATGCGAAAAGCTTTCCAACTAACATGATTTTGAAAGCGATAAAAATAAGAATTATCGGAACACTAATCAGCTTCGGGTAACCTGTGTACAGCCTCAGACTACCCGTGTACAGCCACGGGCTACCTGTGTAATTTTGTGTATACAATATGGCGCACAGTTCTGTATTCTTGGCCTTCGTTTTGGGCCTTTTATTTGGTGTCATGGCAGCTTATATAACAtctaaaaatctaaaaacaagCAAGGGTAATAAAGTTGAACATCTTTATTTACTTGGTGGCTCGAATTTAGATGAATATGCAGAAATACCAGAAAGCGAAACTGCTATGAAAAGTTTCCCTGAACAAGTTCTATCCTCTTTGAACTTCAGCGCCGACATGAGAGACCTCCACCACAGACAGAAAAATAATACGTCGAAAATGACAAAAGTGCTTTGCTGGGTTTTAACCAGCCCAAATAATCTAAAAGTTCGAGGTAGACCTATCAAGGAAACATGGGGGAAACGATGCGATGTTCTACTATTCATGAGCACCAAAGATGACGAGAATTTTCCGGCTGTTGGATTGAATGTACTAGAGGGGCAAAGTGCATGGCACAAAACACGTGCAGCATGGCAATACGTGATAGACAACCACATTAATGACGCTGATTGGTTTATAAAAACAGATGATGAAACATATGTTGTTATAGAAAATTTAAAACACCTATGCTCAAAGCATGAATATGATAAGTCACACTACTTTGGCAGACATTTTCTGCCTTTTGGGGGATATAATGATGGTGGAGCAGGCTATGTGTTTAGTAAAGAGACACTAATAAGATTTGGGAAATTGTTAAAGGACTCAAAGCATTGTCCCTTGCACAGCAAAGCAGAGGATGTTGAAGTTGGGCGCTGTTTAAGAAAAGTGGGAGTGGTACCTGGAGATACTAGAGATGAAAGAAAAAGGGAGACTTTTCATCCATTTTCCCCTG is part of the Nematostella vectensis chromosome 13, jaNemVect1.1, whole genome shotgun sequence genome and encodes:
- the LOC5518531 gene encoding glycoprotein-N-acetylgalactosamine 3-beta-galactosyltransferase 1 encodes the protein MVVAKSTYFAFAVGLSFGIFATYVFVDYNSPEGSFARYNRKSSYKPSTTTTIFDDDDDEVHETAGLKTPSNQTKKLRKLPPIDFDVDLNDTHHKQSNKAKSLLKKVRVLCWVMTSPTNLPVKGKPVKETWGKRCDVLLFMSSKEDKSFPAVGLDVPEGHGKLWFKTRAAWQYVIDHHMDDADWFLKADDDTYVIVENLKYLCSKYDPEKPHFFGRKFKMFGGYHSGGAGYVFSKETLRRFAKLLKDEKRCPLESFAEDVEVGRCLAKEGVSPGDTRDSRMRETFHPFPPEHHLIPGFLPKDFWYHQYNAWPIKDGTPECCADHAITFHYISPNMMYQMEYFVYHLRPYGIEHIDEEPKKLDARKRKRRTISSQFMI
- the LOC116602127 gene encoding glycoprotein-N-acetylgalactosamine 3-beta-galactosyltransferase 1, whose translation is MAHSSVFLAFVLGLLFGVMAAYITSKNLKTSKGNKVEHLYLLGGSNLDEYAEIPESETAMKSFPEQVLSSLNFSADMRDLHHRQKNNTSKMTKVLCWVLTSPNNLKVRGRPIKETWGKRCDVLLFMSTKDDENFPAVGLNVLEGQSAWHKTRAAWQYVIDNHINDADWFIKTDDETYVVIENLKHLCSKHEYDKSHYFGRHFLPFGGYNDGGAGYVFSKETLIRFGKLLKDSKHCPLHSKAEDVEVGRCLRKVGVVPGDTRDERKRETFHPFSPEQQLITGLIKKDNWLWAYSNNRVTIGPGCCSDHSVTFHHITPNMMYLMEYFVYHLRPYGITLADQYGRGHN